The following proteins come from a genomic window of Kitasatospora sp. NBC_01246:
- a CDS encoding helix-turn-helix domain-containing protein, whose product MPVLAPVPVPVLVPSGHAPSGHVPFAASIAGHRLGPLRVSSIVAGPWPAAHGRSVVLCGRGDHITLVLPRHGTAALLLDGHGVPLRPGEFAVARTGRPVVLEVSEAFSGTAFHWPRAAAGVAEEDLRELSGTAFRSDTGTAALVAAYLDRLARPGVAPEPQVAARLAGTALDLLTVLAHEHRRRAAGPVPEEVLATIARTKEYILRRLPDPGLSPEGIAAAHHFSVRYLHKLFQYEGVTVGRWIQRRRLEMCRRDLARPSARPATVAAVAGRWGFVSTSHFSRVFRTTYGLTPRAWQSTAHDPATHPALPG is encoded by the coding sequence ATGCCCGTCCTCGCCCCCGTCCCCGTCCCCGTCCTCGTCCCGTCCGGCCACGCCCCGTCCGGCCACGTCCCCTTCGCCGCGAGCATCGCCGGCCACCGGCTCGGCCCGCTGCGGGTCTCCTCGATCGTCGCCGGTCCGTGGCCGGCCGCGCACGGCCGCAGCGTGGTGCTGTGCGGCCGCGGCGACCACATCACCCTGGTGCTGCCGCGGCACGGCACGGCCGCGCTGCTCCTGGACGGTCACGGGGTGCCCCTGCGGCCGGGCGAGTTCGCCGTCGCCCGGACCGGCCGCCCCGTCGTCCTGGAGGTGTCGGAGGCCTTCTCCGGCACGGCCTTCCACTGGCCCCGGGCAGCGGCCGGAGTGGCCGAGGAGGACCTGCGGGAGCTGTCCGGCACGGCCTTCCGCTCGGACACCGGGACGGCCGCTCTGGTGGCCGCCTACCTGGACCGGCTGGCCCGCCCCGGGGTCGCACCGGAGCCGCAGGTGGCCGCCCGGCTCGCCGGTACGGCACTGGACCTGCTCACCGTCCTCGCCCACGAGCACCGCCGGCGGGCGGCCGGACCGGTGCCCGAGGAGGTCCTGGCCACGATCGCCCGGACGAAGGAGTACATCCTGCGCCGGCTCCCCGACCCCGGGCTCTCCCCGGAGGGGATCGCGGCCGCCCACCACTTCTCGGTGCGCTACCTGCACAAGCTCTTCCAGTACGAGGGCGTCACCGTGGGCCGCTGGATCCAGCGGCGCCGCCTGGAGATGTGCCGCCGCGACCTGGCCCGCCCGTCGGCCCGCCCCGCCACCGTGGCCGCCGTCGCCGGCCGCTGGGGCTTCGTCAGCACCAGCCACTTCAGCCGCGTCTTCCGCACCACCTACGGCCTCACCCCCCGCGCCTGGCAGTCCACCGCCCACGACCCCGCCACCCACCCGGCTCTCCCGGGCTGA